The genomic segment AAGAGCAAGAGCGTGAGCCACGCGAGTGACACTCAGTCCTCGAACGCGGAGTCATCTTTGTCAAGCACTTCAAGCACAATCTTGGTTGCGGATCGTCCGACGCCTGCGATGATTATCTGGACAAGTAATGCGATGAAGAACACACCCATGGCCACCCCGAATATTCTCAGGGATATCGATGTGCCAGCGAATGGAATCAAGTAGTTCTTGTCGACCAGATACCACACGTAGACGCCTGTCATGGCCATGAGGGTCACGAGGAGAGCATATGTGTAGACCACCGTCTTGACGCGTGGGGTATCCATTGGTACCTCTCTCACGCCATGGCCGACGACAGCGTCCCCAATCCTCCTTGAGAACCTGACGAAGACACTAAGAGCTGCAAGGAAGACAAGAAGTGTCACCACGCTTCCGACGAGCAGCAGAAGTATCTGCAGGTCGATGTCTAGACTCGGTATCAACCCTCCGATACCGTAAGCAACCAGAGCACCAATCATGACTATGACTGATATGATCTGGAGGACAAAGGTGATTGTGGCCGAGCTTCTGAACAGATTACCAATATCAAAGGAGTCAACTATCCGTTTCGTCAAGGTCTCCACCGTTCCATCTCTTTGTCCCGCGCGTCTTTTGAACTCTTCTCTGACAGGACTATGCTGACTTGTCGGTTCGGTTCGTCAAGCTTATATCCCGTGTACGGCCGGACTCCTGTATTCCCCTTTGGACCAAAGGGATGAGGTCGAAAGAATGTCCTTCAGGGCTGCTAATGAGTACGCCTTCGTCAATGCTCGAGTCCGAGGGCTCAAGTTTCGGTTCTTGGGCATAGGCGATTACGAACGGCTCGTGCAGTCTGCAAGCTACGACGAGTTCGTAAGAACTCTTCTACAGACCTACTATGGACCGGCCATAACCCGTGAGTTTCCATACGGTGAGCCGTCACCAGAGGACCTAGCGCTCATCTTGGGCAGAGAGTTCGCAGGCGTCATTCATCGGCTCTCACGTTCTCTGACTGGGCGAGTCCGTGAGTTCGCAAGCTCCTACATGAACATGTTCTTGGCAGAGAGTCTGAAGTCGCTCATCCGCGGGCTGCATGTCGGCCTTGACAAGTCTGAGATTCTTCGCTTCTCGGTTCCAACCTCGCCCTCCCAAGCTGAGGTGTTCTCGCATCTTGTCGAGGCTGGCTCTGTGATCCGAATGGTGGAGGAGCTGCCCTACCCAGATGTGAAGCTAGCTCTCTTGACCCGGCTGAGCTTCTACGAGGAACTCGAGTCTACTGCCCCTCTGGAGGTGGCGCTTGAGGAGTGGTATCTCCGGTCAGTACTGAAGTCCAT from the Candidatus Thorarchaeota archaeon genome contains:
- a CDS encoding V-type ATPase subunit; translated protein: MSFRAANEYAFVNARVRGLKFRFLGIGDYERLVQSASYDEFVRTLLQTYYGPAITREFPYGEPSPEDLALILGREFAGVIHRLSRSLTGRVREFASSYMNMFLAESLKSLIRGLHVGLDKSEILRFSVPTSPSQAEVFSHLVEAGSVIRMVEELPYPDVKLALLTRLSFYEELESTAPLEVALEEWYLRSVLKSMDEFPDMDRHRIVSLLEPRVVLRNMIAILRAAVLQFNPRALDLSLVRFTARSNALTAMLRSRPSWREVFSALENTRYAPLAGRLARIYEQDQNLAEIELAVEDHLAQRMKVQLAAFPFHPGTVFGFCSLKYIEIKNLRSIAVGIERGESAEVIRRMITIW